CTAATTCTACCTGATTGGGAAAGAACCCTTCTTTGCACAGCCAAAGATAGAAAAAAAGGTTGTTTAAAAGGATTGTGATGTGACTTAAATTTACAAGGCGGCAAACCTGCTGCTTTGACTCGTCTGAACGGTAAAATAAACTATAGTTCAACCGAAACCTTGAAATCAGCGATTGGGATAGCGCTGCCTGCCGTCTTGTGCTATACTAGAAAACACATTCAGCAGGAAAAGAGGCAGATCCATGCAAGTATTCCATCAAACAGCAAAGGATTATACGACCTTGCCCTGGAGCGGCGGCAGCACGACACAGCTGTTTCTCTGGCCGCCAAAAGGCAGCTACCCCGAGCGTGATTTTCTCTTCCGCATCAGTTCTGCCACTGTGGAAACGGAAACATCCAGCTTTACAGAACTGCCCGGAATTGACCGGTGGATAACGCCTCTGCAGGGCAGTTTGACCCTGCGGCATGAGGGGCATCACAGTGTCACCCTGCAGCCGCTGCAGATTGACAGTTTCTCCGGCAGCTGGCAGACAACCTGTATCGGCAAAGCGCGCGACTTTAATCTGATGCTGAAAAAATGTCAGGGTCAAATGGAATTGCTGCCGCGGCGGAAGCGCCTGGAAATTGAGCCGACCAGGC
The DNA window shown above is from Negativicutes bacterium and carries:
- a CDS encoding HutD family protein, with the translated sequence MQVFHQTAKDYTTLPWSGGSTTQLFLWPPKGSYPERDFLFRISSATVETETSSFTELPGIDRWITPLQGSLTLRHEGHHSVTLQPLQIDSFSGSWQTTCIGKARDFNLMLKKCQGQMELLPRRKRLEIEPTRREAFEGFYFTKPGNCLVQGTVYAVQAGDLLLLHLQAEEERVEVILQMEETLHLAIQL